From the Anaerolineae bacterium genome, the window TTTTTACCTGGCTGCTGATACCTCGACTCAAGAAATTCTTTATACAGAAACCTTTGCCGGCAACACGGTGGGGGATTATCAAAAGCGCACCTTCTCCTTTCCGTCAATTACTAACTCCGCGGGATGTACCTTTTTTTTCTTTCTCTCTTCCCCAACTGCCACTCCCGATAAGGCCATTACGGCCAGGGGTTATTCCAGTTCACCCATTGATTATTATCCAAACGGCAGCGCTTTTGTGGGAGAGTTGGAGAATCTGCAACAGTTCCAGGCCGATTTTGCCTTTAAGGCTACCTGTGACCTTAGTTTGGCTGAAAAGATACAGGCCGTATTTACTAAATTTTGAGAAGCCGGTTTTCCCGGCTATTGTCTCGTTCCCAAACTGAATTTGGGAACGAGAAGAAGAACCTGTCCTCAATTTTGGTTGTTGGCCGATTCTGTTTCAAGAAAATTATTTTTCATCAGCCATTGGAACAATGTTTCCGCCGCCACCCGATTGCCCTCAACAGTCCAATGTCCTTCGCCAATAAAATACAAGGGGACGCGGGCGTTAGCGGCTGAGTAGTCAACCATGGGAGTAGTCAAATCAAGATAGGCTATATCGTGGCGATCAAAAAACTCGGCCAGCCGGTGATTGGGACGGTCAACTTGCGCTTCGGCCAGGGTGGGATTGTCTCTTAAAAAAATTTCCCACTCTGCCGGTGACAGCACCGCCAACTGGACGACCGGCCAGGGACTAATGAGGGCTATGGCAAACCGGGCGCCATCGGCCTCAACTTCTTGTTGTAATTGGACCAAGGTGGCCTGGGTAATTTGATACGCTTGCTCTAACTCAAATTCCTCGTGGGGCAAGTAGAGCGCCGTATAGAAAAGGGGATAGTTTTGTCCAAATTGTTCACGGGGCCAATGGGCCACGAGGAGCGGTTCGATTTGTTGGTACAGGCGGGAGTGCTGGTAGAGCGCGCCCATTCCCTGGATCAGGGTGCGCCGTAAGAGTGAGCAATTGTTCTGTAGCCTGCTAAAGCCAGGGGCGTAGGTCAGGGGAGTGGGGTTCAGTTCGTTGTCGCACAGAGCAAGGTAGGGGGCGTAGCAGTTAAATCCTTTTATGGTCAGGGCGTTGCCGGGCAGGTTGTCGGCCAGGTCGTTGCCGATGAAAAACATCAGTACCACCAGGTCCGGGTTATAATAACGTCCCTGTTCCCGGTAGTAGACCAGTTGTTGATTGGTGCCCCAGTTGACCACTCCGCCGCTAATTACCTCAAAGTTTTCTTCCCCCTGCCCCTGGTTGTTGAGCAGGTCTTCCAGAACCTGGTGGGTGGTTTGAGTTTCGTCCACCTGAAGGGCGTGCGTAAAAGAGTCGCCCAACACCAGGATACGAAAGGTATGGGGCGATTTTTCCAGGGCATGTTCGGTATCGTGCATGCCCAGCGAGTTAAAGGTCAATTCCTCTTGATATTGCTCGCTCTCGATGACGCCGTGAAAGTGCGGCGTGCCGATCCAGCCGTAAGTAGGATGACAGGTAAAAAATTGCCCGGTGTCTACACTGTAGGGCGGCGGCAGCAGCAGGCGAACCGCCAACTCAAGTAACAAGGTGGTGATGCACACACTGGTTAGGGCCAACAAAATACCGGCCGATATTCTTCTGGCCCGCGAAAATTTAAATTTTGTAGATGAGGTCAATGGCATTATCTCCTGGTGATCTCAATATCTCTTAGCCACAAAAAATCGTCGCCCGGTTGGCCGGCCCCGCCGGTTATTTTTAGGCGTTCCAGCGTGTCGGCCCGGTACAGGCCGATGATCAAGGGGTAGTGTCCCGGCGGCGTTTCCGGGTTGACCGGCAGGCGGAATTGACCCATCCCTCGCTGCCCGGCTCGCCAGATGGAGGTGGGCAGGCGGCAGGCTGGGTCGTCGTCTTGCTGGCCCCACAGGGTTGCGCCGTCGGTCAAATGAACAAAAGCCCGGTAATCCCTGCCCGGATTTTCCAGGGCCTGCCAGTATAGATCAAGATAAAGGGTTTCGCCAGCGGCAACAGTGGTCGTGGGCAGGTTATACCCCACAAACTTGATGGCCGAACCAAATTGAGCATCCCCTTTTTGGGTTGGTTCGGCTTGTTGGGCAAATTGGAGCGGGGTGGCCAGTTGGTCAAAAGTATCTTCGTACTTTTCCAGGGGGTAAACAGGTGAATTGATCAGAGTTTCTGCCTGCTTGGAGAAGATGCGCAGGCGAACTTCGCCCTCTCGTTGCACTTGCCCTGTTTCAACGTATTCGGTAGAGGGCGGCTCGTCCCCGGTAGAGCGAACAAAAAAATGGGCCGGGGTATTGTAACAAGAGCGAGCCTGGCCATAGTTGTACCAGATGGGAATAATAAAATCCTCGTTTATGCTGCGAAAGTCGCCGGAAAAGTGACCTTGCGCCCGCAGGGCGCCAATTGTTTTCCAGCCTTCACGTTTGGGGTAGCCAAAATAGGTTCTTGGTTGGGGCAAGTCGTCGTAAATCATTTCCCAGTTTGAGGATTCCCATTGCGTTTGCAGCCTGGAAAAAGACGTTTCAGTTTGTAGAAAAACGGCAACATTATAAACCACAACCAGAGTCACCAGCAGAACACCGATGATTAATCCAAAAACTTTAGCCGCAAGGCCCAGCATTGAAGGAGGACTTGTCGTCAAAATGTTTGTCCCTTTGTCCTCACGCCGCCAGCCTGTCGTTTTGCCGGTCAGAATAGCCCAGCCTGCCCCGGCCAGTAGCGCCGCGCCGGGGTAAATAATGTAAAGATGCGTGCGCGGATCGTCTACCAAAAAAACGTAGCCGATAAAGGGCAGGCCAACCATGAGCCAGGCTGTTCTGCTCTCAAGGGAGGGAGAAAGCCAGATATAGATCAGGCCCAGCAACAGCCAGGGTAATCCGGCCAGGCTCGATGAACCGCTCTGCCAAACTTCTGGTCGCCACAGGGTAGACCCGCCTAAAAGCGCCAGACCCAGCGCCGCCCAGCGCCATTTTTGGGCAAAACCCAACGTCTGCCCAACGGCAAAACTGAGCAGGCCCAGGGCCACCAGCGGCAAGTAAAAGTGAGAACTATAATCTTGGTCCAGTCGCCGCAATAGCTTGAGGTTGTTGTAAAGGAAACCCGGCTTAACGCGCGATTCGGCCAGGTAGGAAACAGTATGCTCAAATTCAGGATCAAGCAGGTAAGGGATGTAAAAAGCGGCCAATAGAGCCAGAAAAAGAAGTACTGCCAGAACCGTGACGGCCTTGCTGGGTTGCTCTTTTATTTGCCTGTTCAGGTTAAGCCAAATCAAGTAGCCCGCAGCCGGCAGCAACAGCAGCGCGTCGAAATGAGCCAGCAGACAGGCGGCCAGCAGGATGGCGGCCGGAATTTGCAGACGGGGTTGGTTCTCTTGCCAGGCCAGGTAGAGACAATAAATTGCCAGCGGCCCCAAGAAAAAGATGAGGGCCTGGTATTGCACCATCCGCCCAAAACCAATGGCGTAGCCATTGACCGCCCACAGCAGCCCGGCGATGAGGCCCGCCGGCCAGTTGAACCAGCGCCGCCCCATGAAAAAGAGAGTAGTTGCGCTCAAGATGCTGCTGAAGGCAAAGGGGAAGCGGGCCAGAGTTTCGTCAAGGCGGCCGGTCAGCAACCAAAAGGAGACCGGCGTAAGCATCTGCGCCGGGCCTTTGCGGTGCAAAAAGAGGGCGTAATCTTCGCCTTGCAGCAGGCGCACGCCCAGCATCAGGGCTTCGGCTTCGTCCTCGTGAAATTCGGCGTAGCCTAACCGGGGCAGGCGCAGCGCGGCGGCCAAAATCACCAGGGCCACAAAGATCAAGGTGAAATTTCGGGCAACAGGAGAGCGAGTGCCGCCGCGCTGCCGCCAAATAATGATCAAGCCCCCGCCGATGAGCACATTGTTGATGATAAGTAATTGGCTGTCGGTGAGAGGGCCGGGCAGGTAAACGGCCAGCATCGCGGCCAGCGTGGTCAGGGCCAGGGACAATCCAATCGCCAGCACCAGGCGTTCGGCCATATCATCCAACCGCACCGAAAAAGCTTGCAGCCAGACCCAACCAGACAAAAAGGCCAGCAAAATCAGGACTGCGGCATAGCGTAATTCTGGAGGGATTGGTTTGATCATTATCAAGCTATTGCCGACAATGAGCAAGACCAGTGGCCAGATATAGAATTGTCTGAGTTTGGACAAAACAGGCACAGTTTGCTCTGAGTTTGTGGGTTGGTGTAAAAAATTAATGGCTCTTCATCCAGATTACACCATCTTATCCAAAATAGCTGCTTTGGCAAACAGCTTGTCAAATGAAATTACCTTGGAGAAAATTGACTAATCCGCCTGATTCGATAAGCTAAGAATTGAAAATCAATTAACTTATCCCATTCGACGGGAGATTAGGACTGGCGTGAAGGAGATTGGAGATTTCAGGTCAATAATCTCTCCCTCTCTGATCTCCAATTTTCAAATAGAGAAGTTATTTGAGCGCCGTTCCTAAGAAGCTATGGTACCACCCCAAACAACCCGCTTTTTCTTAATTGTCATCACGCTCTTTAGCTTTTGCCTTCGGCTCTGGGGCATTCAATTTGGCCTGCCATTTGCTTACCACCCCGACGAACAGCAATACATTCTGCCCGCCATCGGCGTTGTTTCCGGAAATTTTCAACCCCTGGCCTACTATAATCCAACCCTGTACCCTTATTTTATTGGCGTGGTCTACACCTTAACTTACGCGGGCCTAAAACTTTTTAACGCTTTCCCCGCTTTTTTTGACTTGAACGCCGCCTGGAGCGAGCCGATGTTGCCCTGGATTACCGGCCTGGTGTACCTGGCCCGTTACACCAGTGTGGCGATGGGCGTTTTGACCACCTTAATGGTTTATCATTTGGGCCGGCGCGCCTACAGCCGCGAAACCGGCCTGGGCGCGGCCATCATTTTTGGCCTGGCTTTTCTCCCGGCCCGAGAAGCCCATTTTGCCGTAAGCGACGCGCCGGTGGCCCTGGGCGCGGCCGTAACCCTCTATTTTTGCCTCAACATTGTCAAACGCGCTCATCCATCTGATTATTTATGGGCGGGTCTAACCTTGGGCCTCTCCGCCGCCACCAAATATTCAGCCGGATTATTGGCGCTGCCGTTGGGCGCGGCCCATCTCCTCAGTCAAAGGTATCAACATTGGCCGGAGCGCCTCCGCCGGCTCTGGTTGGTTGGGCTGGCCGGTTTAATAGCGATTGCCAGCTATTTGCTGGTTTCCCCCTACACGTTGTGGCAACGAGAAGAATTTTGGGCCGATTTCAGTGAAAATCTTCAGTCGGCGCAAACCGGCTTTTTGGGGCTTGATCTCGATCCGGCTGGCGGAGCATTTTTTTATCTAAAAGGCTTGATCTGGGGATTTGGTTGGCCGCTGTTTGTGCTTTTCCTGGTCGCCGGGTTATTTGCCCTGTGGCGACATCGCCGCGCCGACTTGGTGTTGTTCGCCTTGCCCCTCATCGGTTTTTTCTATTTACAGCGACAAGAAATGTACTTTGTGCGCTGGTTAACGCCGCTACTCCCGCCAATGGCCGTATTGGCTGCCGAAACAATTTGGGTGGGGGTCAAACGGTGGAGCTTTTCCACCTTGTTGCGTTTCGTTCAGAATGATCCCTGGCCCAAGTTTCTGGGGTTACTGGTTATGCTTTTGTTGACCCTCCCCTCAACCTACGTGGCCTTATGCGCCGATCATGTTTTTAGCCAGCTCGACACCCGCACGGAGGCTTTGCATTGGATTAGTCAAAATATTCCGCCGGGTAGTAACCTGGCCGCCGCCGTGCTCGCGCCGCCGTGGGGGCCGCCCCTGGCCATGCCCGGTCTGAAAATTGGCCCTTATAACTTTGTCCCTGTGCCTGACGGGGGAGTAGCCGAGGTAGACCTCCAGCAATACCGGGCCTGGGGCGTGCAATACGTTATCGCCAGCAGTTTTCATTATGCCCGTCCTCTGCGCGATAAAGCTCACCAGGCGCAACTGGCCGCCCGTATGCAGGCCCTGGATGAAAATGCCGCACTCATCGCCCTTTTTCAACCCTACGTGGCTGAATATGACGGCTTTTTTTACCATGACCAGGTTTTTGGCCCGGCCGATGATACCCTCTATCGCCGCCGGCCGGGGCCGATTATCAAAATTTATCGTTTGCCATAACCGGGGTGAAAGAAAGATGTCAGTAGTCGTGATTATGCCCGCCTATAACGCCGCCCAAACCTTAGCAGTTACTTATGAAAGCATTCCCAGGGAAGTGGTGGATAAAGTGATCTTAACAGACGACGTTAGTGAAGATGAAACCGTGGAGATTGCCCGCAAGCTGGGCTTAAAAACCATAATTCACGTGCAAAACAAGGGCTATGGCGGCAATCAAAAAACCAGTTACCTGGAGGCGCTTAAGGAGGGGGCGACCATTGTGGTGATGCTGCACCCCGACAACCAATACGACGCCACCCGGATTCCCGCGCTCATTGAGCCAATCCGGCGTGGCGCGTATGATATGATGATTGGCTCCCGCTTTCTGGGCCGGGACACTCTGAAAGGAGGCATGCCGTTTTATAAATTCATCGGCAACCGTTTTTTGACCTGGTTGGAAAATTTGGTGCTGGGCCAGAACCTGAGCGAATATCATTCCGGTTTCAGGGCCTATAGCCGCCAGTTTTTAACCACTATCCCCTTTGTGCTCAATTCCAATGATTTTGTTTTTGACAGCGAGGTTTTGGCCCAGGCCACTGCCTTTAATTTCAAAATTGGCGAAATTGCTGTGCCCACCCGCTACTTCAAAGAGGCCTCCTCCATCAATTTCAAACGCAGCACGGTTTACGGCCTATCCACCGTGTGGACGATGGCCAAATTTTTGCTTTTCAAAATGGGCCTGTCCAAAAGCCCCCAATTTACCAAAACCTTGCCCCAGGTCATTAGTCGTTATCATTGGGCCGAAATTGAAAAGGGCGCATAACTGGCCGCCTACCTCAAACTGACGTATCCTCATGCCTTTCCCTGCTTCTGCTCTGCGCGGCTTCGTGGTATACTAAAGCTATGCACGTCATCGTCACTCATCCCAACGCAGATTTCGACGCCATCGCTTCCTTGCTGGGCGCATGGCGGCTTTACCCTGACGCTGCGCCGGTGTTGCCCAACACGGTCAACCGGAACGTGCGAGATTTTATTACCCTCTATGAAAATCAGCTACCCTTTGTGCGCCTGAGCGAATTGGAGCGCAAACCGATCAGCCGGGTTACCCTGGTTGATACGCAGCAGCCACCTACTCTCAAAGGGGTGGGGCCAGACACGCCTCTGCATATCATTGACCATCACGAACTGCACCAACGCCCTGCCCCGGCTACAACCGTCAGCCTGGCCGATACCGGCGCCACCGCCACCCTGCTGGTTGAACAAATCCGCAAGGCCTCTCTACCGCTCTCGTCAATCGAGGCCACCCTGTTTTTGTTGGGCATCTACGAAGACACCGGCTCGCTGACCTACGCCAATACCACCCCCCGCGACCTGCAAGCCGCTTCCTGGTTGTTGTCGGAAAAAGGCGCGCGCCTTGACATCATGCGCGAGTATCTCAATTACGCCATGAGTGACGCCCAAAAACTATTATATGAGCAGTTGGTGGAAAACCTGGAAACCCGTACCACCCACGGCCACACCGTTATCATTGGCCTGGCCAGTATTGACCGTTACGTGGAAGAAGTGAGCACCTTGGCGCATCGTTTGCGCGACTTATACCAGCCGGAAGCCCTGTTTATTTTCATTGAGATGAGCGACCATGTGCAGATGGTGGCTCGTTCCACCAGCGAGGCCATTGATGTAGCCCATATCGCCGAGTTTTTTGGCGGCGGCGGTCATCCCCGGGCCGCGGCGGCGCTCATTAAAGAAAAATCGCTGCCCGACCTGCGTAAAGAGCTGCTCAAATTGCTGGAACTGGAAGTGCAGCCGGCCACCACCGTGGCCCAGGTAATGTCCAGGGGCGCACGTACCCTGGCCCCTACTCACACGGTGCGCCACGCCGCCGAAATGATGAACCGTTACGGCCACGAGGGTTTTCCGGTAGTTGATCCAAACACGGGCCAAATTGTGGGCGTGCTCTCGCGCCGGGAAATTGACAAAGCTTGCCGCCACCGGCTGGAAGGCGCGGTTATCAGCCAGTTCATGAAAAAAGGTGAGTTTTTTGTCACGCCCGCCGATGGCATTGACGCCGTGCAAAAGCTGATGACCGAACAGGGTATCGGCCAGGTGCCGGTGCTCAACCACTCCGGCGGCGAAGTGATGGGCATTGTCACCCGCACCGATTTGATCAACCTGTGGCAGATGGCCAACGGCGAAGCGCCGGCGGCGCCCAACCTCACCCCGCAATTAGAAGAAGCCCTCTCGCCGCCACTGCTGCAATTATTGCGCGAGGCTGGCGAGTTGGCCGTGGGCCAGGGCGACACCCTCTATCTGGTGGGCGGGTTTGTGCGCGACCTGCTGCTGACCATGTTGGCCGAGGATGACGACGCGGCCAAAGCCAGGGTCAGCCCGCGCTTTGATCTGGATTTGGTGGTGGAAGGGGACGCCATTATGCTGGCGCGGCAGCTGAGCGAACGGCGTGGCGGGCGAGTCCACAGCCATAGCCGTTTTGGCACGGCTAAATGGATTTTGGCCGACCCTATTCCTTTTGCTCCGCCTTCCGGCGACAACAGGGCCACGCTGGCCTCGCTTGACTTTGTGACCGCCCGCACCGAATTCTATCGCCATCCCTCGGCTTTGCCGGAAGTGGAGCAAAGTTCCATCCGGCAAGACCTGCATCGCCGTGATTTTACCATCAATACCCTGGCCCTGCGCCTGGCCCCCGACTGTTTTGGCGAATTGCTTGACTTTTACGGCGGCCAGAACGATCTGGAGGTACGGCTCATCCGGGTACTGCATAGTCTCAGTTTTGTGGAAGACCCCACCCGCATGCTGCGCGCCGCCCGGCTGCTGGCTCGTTTGGAGTTTACCCTGGAAGAGCGCACCGCCGAATTATTAAAAAATGCCCTGGACCTGCTCCGCCGGGTTAGCGGCGAGCGTATTTTTAACGAATTGGCCTTGATTTTTCGGGAAAGGCATCCCGAAAAAGCTTTGGGGGAACTCGACCGGCTGGGGATTTTAGCGGCTATTCATCCCGGTCTGCTGGTTGACGAGTGGCTCATCGAGCGGGTGAAGCTGTTGCGTCACCTGGCCGAAACGCCCTGGGCTGAAATCACACCTGATACGGCGCACTATTTGGGTTTGATGTCCTTTTGGCTGGCCGGCGACGAGTTGGCCGAATTGATGCAGCGCCTGAACCTGCGTTCCGACCAGCGGGCGATGCTCAACAGCGCCTATCAAATCAGGTCGAATCGCGCGGCCATTGCCGGAGCCAAAAAAGCCAGCCGTCTCTATCAACACCTGGCCTCCACCTCCGACGACGCCCGGCTGATTGCCTGGCTGGCCCTGCAAGGCGAGGATGACGCGGTGTGCCGGCAACTGGCCCGTTTCCAGACCGAGCTACGCGATGTGACGCCAGTGATTGACGGCAACTATCTGCGGCAAGAATTCCAACTCCAGCCCGGCCCTCTCTACCGGGTCATTCTGGAAACTCTCCGTAATGCGCGGCTGGATGGCCTGGTGTCCACCCTGGCCAATGAACGGGCGCTGGTGGATCAGCTACTATCCGAACAGAGGTGATGAATGAAAACATTAGGCATTGTTGTCCCCATTGTAACCCCCTGCACCCGTACCGGCGAACCGGATTTGGACGGTTTCAGGGCTGTCTGTCATTACGTTTTGGGTGCAGGTTGTCATAGTATTTTTGTGGGCGGCAGCACGGGGCGAGGTCCCTGGTTTAGCCGCCGCGACCGGGCCGGGGTCTGCCGGGCGGCAGCCGACTTTATTGGCCCCGATACGCCCTTGCTGGCCGGCTGTATGGCGACCGGACTGGACGATATGTTAGAAAATGCCCGGGCGATGGCTGACGCCGGCGCTCACCTTGCCGTGGCAACGGCGCCGGGATATTTTGATTACAGCCAGGCGGAAATAGAAACCATCCTTACGAAATTTGCCGATGCCAGCCCCCTGCCTGTGGTAATCTATGATATTCCGGTATTTGCCAAAGTGAAACTGGATTGGGAAATGGTGCAGCGCCTGGCCCGCCATGAAAATATCATTGGGTTCAAGGATTCCAGCGGCGACTTCAGCCGCTTCAAATCCCCCGTCAGGCTTGTGGATGAAATTCCCGATTTCCAGTTGCTGCAAGGTAAAGAGAGATCTTTGGTTGATTCCCTGCTGGCCGGGGCAAAGGGCTTTGTCGTCAGTATGGTCCAGGTTGATGCCCGACCGTACGTGGCCCTTTATCACGCTGTGCAGGCTAAAGAAATAGCGCCGGCTCACCGGCTTCAGGCCGCCGCCAGCCGGGCGATGGACCTGTTTGATCAGGTGATAGCGCAGCGACCGGCCACCTCAACGCTATTTCATTTCCTCAATTGGGCCTTGCAACATCGCCATATCTGTAACAACATTCTGTTGCCCCACGAGGGTGATTGTCCCCAGATGATTAGTGATATGGCCGGTCAGACAATTAGAATTTACGAGGAGGCGATCCAAACAGTTCAGAGCCGGGGTGGCTGAGCGCGTTCCTTTAAATCCCCGCCACTTTACTCCGCCGCTCCAGCAACACTACATCTCGCCACACGCCGTTCATCTGGCCAATCCGTTCTCTGACGCCCACTTCTCGAAAGCCGCAGGCTTGGTGCAACGTAAGGCTGGCGATGTTTTCGGGAAAAATGCCTGCTTGCAGCGTCCATATTCCGGCCCGTTCCGATTCGGCAATCAAGGCTTGCAGCAGCGCCTTGCCGATACCCTGCCCCCTGGCTGCCGCCGCCAGGTAAATGCTCACCTCGGCCACGCCCCGGTAAACAAACCGCCGCGACACCGGACTCAAGGCCGCCCAACCCACCACCAACCCATTGCTTTTGGCCACCAGCCGGCAATCCGGCAAGTGGTTTTTATCCCACGCCGCCCAATCAGGGACCTTTGTTTCAAAGGTGGCCTGGCCCGTATCCAGCCCCTCCCGGTAGATGGCTTGCACGGTTGGCCAGTCTTCTGGGGGGTGCATTTTTTCTGTAGTGAAGTTCATGATTTTTTACCTGGGTTGGGAACCATAAAGTTCGGCCAGACGCGTTTCCACTTCCGGCAAGCTGGGGATGCTTTCCATGCCCCTTTTTTTAACGGAGAGTGAGGCGCAGGCATTGGCAAATTGGGCGGCCTGGATAAAATTTCTGGTTTCATAGTACCGGATAAAAAAAGCGGCGGCAAAGATGTCGCCGGCGCCGGTGGGGTCAACCTCCACTTCAGGCTCAACCGGCACGTGGGTCTCCTGTCCTTGATAATACACCCGGCAGCCCTCCGGCCCTACTGTTTCCACGCCCACTTGGGCCGAGTTGAGAAAATGAGCCAGAGCAGCGCGGTCGCCAAACACATCGGCCAGGCTGAGCACCAACACGTCAATTTTTGAGAGCCAGGTTTCCAGGTGGGGGTGGGGTTGGTAGATCACTTGGTAGGCGGCGTCCTGGCCTCGCAGCCAGCCCTGCATGGTAACGCACACCAAACTATTCGGAAACCGGCCGCACAGCGTGGGCGACAACTCCTGGGCCAGGGGAGCCAGGTGGACAAGGGGCGCGTTGCGCCAGGCCGGGGGCACATCTTGGAGCGATAACGAGGCGCTGCTGGCCAGCCATTTCTGCTGCCGGACGCCATGTTGATAGGTATTTTCAAAGGTAGTGCTTTGACCGGCAGGGATAGTGCTGAGGGTAATGCCCTCTAAGGCGGCCAGGGAGGGCAGGTCGGGGCCGTAACTGGTTACGGCGGCAGTGTGGCAGCCCAATTTGTGGGCGGTCAAGGCCGAGTAGCTGCAGGTCCCACCCAGGATAGCCCCGGTGGGCGTATTGTCTCTGGCTACGTGACCGATGATGAGATAGGTGGGGATAGGCTTGTACACCATGCATCAACCTGAAGTGGAATTGGCGTAGGCTTGAAACAATCGCTCCGGCGCATTATGGGGCACAATCACGTTGAGGGCCAGGGGCGCCACCTCAATTTCTATGGGTGTGGCCCCAATGGGGTCGGCGTCAACGTGTACGGGCAAGGTCTCTTTGGTTGACAGGCGCAGGCGCGTGGTCCGGTACAGGTGAAAATCGGGGTCTTTGACGTGCTGCCTGAAGGTAAGGCCAAGCACGTGTTTGATGGTTGAGGGCCAGCGATGGCCGCTCATCACCGCCACGTCCAGCAGGCCATCGTCCATTTTGGCTTCCGGGGCAATGCGCCAGAGCCGGCCGTAAAGCTGGCCGTTGCTGGCCAGGGCCATTAAAACTCTCTGTTTTTCGGTGCCGTTATCTGTGGTAATGGTGGCCTGGGTGCCCATAAAGTCAAACGTAACCATCAGGCCGGCTACCACCCAACTGGCGTAGTTTAGCTCGCGCACGGGCGTAGAAGGTGATTTGGCCTGGGTAATGGCCGCGTCCAGGCCAATGCCGCACCACATCAAAAAGTAACGGCTGGCGCCATTGGCCAAATGCAAACGCCCCAAATCTATCCGGCGGCGACGGCCGGCCATAATGAGTTTGACCGCCTCGGTGACGGCGTCAAAGTGAAGGGGACTCCAGATGGGGATACCTAAATCAGCGGCGTAAACATTGCCCGTCCCCGCCGGCACTACGGCCAGGGCGGTATTTGTGCCGGCCAGTCCATTACAAACCTCATTTATTGTGCCGTCGCCGCCCACGGCCACGGCCACCTCAAAGCCGGCCGCGGCGGCCTGTCGGCTTACCTGAATCCCGTCGTCCTTTGCTTTTGTTTCAACACGTTCAACTTTACAGCCCTGTTTTGCCAGTTGGTTTGCCGCTTTGACCACCTGTTTTTGAAATGTGCTGCCCACCCCGCCGGCGGCGGGATTAACAATAAAGCAAACTTTCACCCCTCGCCTCCGGCCTGTTGTTTTTTAAAGTCCACAAAACGGTAGCCGATGCCCCGTTCGGTTAAAATATAGCGGGGATTGGCCGGGTCCGGCTCAATTTTTTGGCGCAGGTAGGTGATGTAAAGCCGCACATATTGGCTTTCGTCTTGGTACTCAAACCCCCATACTTTAGAAAGAATGGTTTCATGGCTAAGGGTGTAGCCTGCGTTTTGCACCAGGTGGTAAAGCAGGCGGTATTCGGTGGGGCGGAGTTTGATGGGCTTTCCGTCCACGTATACCTGCCGGTGATTGAAGTCAATCTGGAGATAATCGTCTACTTTAACCCATGATCTGCTGCCGGGGCCAGGCGAATCCATTTCGGTGCGGCGCAAGACGGCCTTGATGCGGCTGGCTAATTCGCGGGGGCTGAAGGGTTTGGTTACGTAATCGTCTGCGCCCAGTTCCAGCCCTTTTACCTTGTCTTCTTCTTCATCGCGCACGGTCAGCATGATCACCGGCACGGTTGAGGTTTCCCGGATGATGTGCAGCGTTTCAAAGCCGTCCAGGTCCGGCATCATCACGTCCAGCAGCACCAGGTCGGGCAAGTCTTCGCGCACCCGGTTTATGGCTTCCAGGCCGTTGCTGGCTTCAATAACCCGGTAGCCTTCCAGTTCAAGATTCATCTGCATAAAACGCCGCATGCGGGCTTCGTCGTCGGCAATTAAAATCAGTTTTGTGTCTTCTTTAGCCATAATTATCTGCCTTCCAATAACGACCAACGACGAATGACCAACGAGCCACGAATAATCAAGTTCGTCCTTCGTTGTTCGCCATCTTTTGTTCGTGCCTTGAGGGAACCAATTTACACTTTGGGTCGTCTTATCTGCAACAGGCGCACACCTAATATTATCTAAAGGAGATGAAAGATGTCAATTCTTAAGACAACCCATAGAATAGTACGCAGTCTTGTTTTGTTGGTTTCAGTAGTATTCCTTATCTCCGCTTGC encodes:
- a CDS encoding glycosyltransferase family 39 protein — encoded protein: MIKPIPPELRYAAVLILLAFLSGWVWLQAFSVRLDDMAERLVLAIGLSLALTTLAAMLAVYLPGPLTDSQLLIINNVLIGGGLIIIWRQRGGTRSPVARNFTLIFVALVILAAALRLPRLGYAEFHEDEAEALMLGVRLLQGEDYALFLHRKGPAQMLTPVSFWLLTGRLDETLARFPFAFSSILSATTLFFMGRRWFNWPAGLIAGLLWAVNGYAIGFGRMVQYQALIFFLGPLAIYCLYLAWQENQPRLQIPAAILLAACLLAHFDALLLLPAAGYLIWLNLNRQIKEQPSKAVTVLAVLLFLALLAAFYIPYLLDPEFEHTVSYLAESRVKPGFLYNNLKLLRRLDQDYSSHFYLPLVALGLLSFAVGQTLGFAQKWRWAALGLALLGGSTLWRPEVWQSGSSSLAGLPWLLLGLIYIWLSPSLESRTAWLMVGLPFIGYVFLVDDPRTHLYIIYPGAALLAGAGWAILTGKTTGWRREDKGTNILTTSPPSMLGLAAKVFGLIIGVLLVTLVVVYNVAVFLQTETSFSRLQTQWESSNWEMIYDDLPQPRTYFGYPKREGWKTIGALRAQGHFSGDFRSINEDFIIPIWYNYGQARSCYNTPAHFFVRSTGDEPPSTEYVETGQVQREGEVRLRIFSKQAETLINSPVYPLEKYEDTFDQLATPLQFAQQAEPTQKGDAQFGSAIKFVGYNLPTTTVAAGETLYLDLYWQALENPGRDYRAFVHLTDGATLWGQQDDDPACRLPTSIWRAGQRGMGQFRLPVNPETPPGHYPLIIGLYRADTLERLKITGGAGQPGDDFLWLRDIEITRR
- a CDS encoding glycosyltransferase family 39 protein, giving the protein MVPPQTTRFFLIVITLFSFCLRLWGIQFGLPFAYHPDEQQYILPAIGVVSGNFQPLAYYNPTLYPYFIGVVYTLTYAGLKLFNAFPAFFDLNAAWSEPMLPWITGLVYLARYTSVAMGVLTTLMVYHLGRRAYSRETGLGAAIIFGLAFLPAREAHFAVSDAPVALGAAVTLYFCLNIVKRAHPSDYLWAGLTLGLSAATKYSAGLLALPLGAAHLLSQRYQHWPERLRRLWLVGLAGLIAIASYLLVSPYTLWQREEFWADFSENLQSAQTGFLGLDLDPAGGAFFYLKGLIWGFGWPLFVLFLVAGLFALWRHRRADLVLFALPLIGFFYLQRQEMYFVRWLTPLLPPMAVLAAETIWVGVKRWSFSTLLRFVQNDPWPKFLGLLVMLLLTLPSTYVALCADHVFSQLDTRTEALHWISQNIPPGSNLAAAVLAPPWGPPLAMPGLKIGPYNFVPVPDGGVAEVDLQQYRAWGVQYVIASSFHYARPLRDKAHQAQLAARMQALDENAALIALFQPYVAEYDGFFYHDQVFGPADDTLYRRRPGPIIKIYRLP
- a CDS encoding SGNH/GDSL hydrolase family protein; this encodes MTSSTKFKFSRARRISAGILLALTSVCITTLLLELAVRLLLPPPYSVDTGQFFTCHPTYGWIGTPHFHGVIESEQYQEELTFNSLGMHDTEHALEKSPHTFRILVLGDSFTHALQVDETQTTHQVLEDLLNNQGQGEENFEVISGGVVNWGTNQQLVYYREQGRYYNPDLVVLMFFIGNDLADNLPGNALTIKGFNCYAPYLALCDNELNPTPLTYAPGFSRLQNNCSLLRRTLIQGMGALYQHSRLYQQIEPLLVAHWPREQFGQNYPLFYTALYLPHEEFELEQAYQITQATLVQLQQEVEADGARFAIALISPWPVVQLAVLSPAEWEIFLRDNPTLAEAQVDRPNHRLAEFFDRHDIAYLDLTTPMVDYSAANARVPLYFIGEGHWTVEGNRVAAETLFQWLMKNNFLETESANNQN